In the genome of Bos mutus isolate GX-2022 chromosome 28, NWIPB_WYAK_1.1, whole genome shotgun sequence, the window ccttctacGAGGCCACCAGTACATAGTTGGAAAGCTACAAGAGCACATGATTTAAGGGGGAAATAAAACTCTTAGATTTAACAGCTCCAAAACATAATCCTCACGTAAACACTGGAGGTGGTGGGATGCTGGCAGGGAGGAGAAACGGGTACtgtttggggcttctctgatgggtGACACATGCTTTGGTGTCTTATCCTTGCGCTCTGCTTGTACCTGAAACTCATTCTGacagcctggaggaggaggcagaaccACCAACAGAGTAGGTTGCCCCAGCTGACATCCTTATTTCTACACATTCTGCCTTCAAAACCCTGGTCAGCGGTGCATAAGACAAACAAGCCCCAAACTGGAGTGTCTGCGGCTCTCCCGCCAAAAGACATCAGAGGCAGAGGTCGTTCAGCAAAAGGCAGTTTTCCAAACAGAGGCTGATGGCCCAATCCAGACAGGGAACAGGCCTCCCTCTGCCCCgtggcctggccagggtgggagcCATTGTGTCCTAAGCTGACTCTGGGAGGGCAGGAGGCCCAGGGTCCTACAGTATACACACCCACAAGAAGAGTAGGGGTCCCCGGAAGCTGGCTGGAGTCCAAGGAGACAGCACACCCTTAGCACAGCAGGGCTGCCAGTGCTGGTGACTGAGAACCCTCCAAGCGTTAAGGAGGGACATGCCCTGCCCTTCTGAGGCTGCTGGGTCTTGATGGTCTACACCCCCACAGGTGTGCACAGGTGCACAAATGTGCATGCGCTTACACATGCCagtcacatacacatacagtcaCTCAGACACAGCAGCCTCAGGCAGTGCCCGACACATCACACAGTCAGTGCCCAAGAGTGGAGTCTGCGGGCCGCCCCTCGGGGTTTTCTGGAGCTCACAGGTGAGGCGGTGACCCCTGTCCTTGTCCtaagacagtggttctcaaagtgaggTCCCTGGGCCAGCAGCATTAACATCACCGGAGAACGTGTTGGACATGCTTTGGGTTCCGTCTtggtcacagagccctgagcaggCCCGGGGGCCTCCCACAGGGCTGCGACTCCTTGTCACGCCTTTTATGTGTCAGCTCCTGTGCTAATCAGACTTAACACACACTATCTCATCTAAAACTCACCAAAACACTGTGAGATGCATGCTGTATGGTTCCTATTTTTTTCAGATGGGAACTGAAGTTCGGAAAGGTTTAGGAGTCCTTGCCTGGAGTCCCCGAGGCTCCCAAGCCCATGCCCCTAGTCACATTCTAGATGTAGCTCCGGCCCCACTGAATGTAAACACCCTACTGAGGACTGTGCCCTCCATGCCaggccccacccctgccaccccctCAACTTTCCCTGGGTCTCTCCCTGCCTCAGCAGCCAGTCCTAAATCTTTCCTCAAGAGATGAAGCCTGGCCATCCACGCAGGAGGTGGGACGAAGGGCGGAGGCAAAGCCCCAGCTCGTGAGAAGACAGCACCTCTGCCAAGGCCCTCGTCGCCCTGCACCACACGGCCCCGCCCGGAGAGCAGCGGGAAGGCCTCCCCGCCTGCACCCCAGCGCCTGGAGAGACAGCCTGCTGCACAACTGACCTGCGGGATCCAGACAGCTGCTTTGCGCACGTCTGAGCCCTAATGTCTCCTGAACCACATTAGGAGGGACCTGGGTTCGAGTTTATCACCAACTTACTACATGACCTGGGCTGGTCCCCACTTGGaatctctttttccatttctgcagTGAAGACACAGGCTGATGATTTAGAAGGATGCCTCTTACTCTGAGACCACGTCTTGGATTCTAGATATCCacgtgatgttggagaaggctgGCCAGGACATGGGAATCTGAAGTGCCTAGGGCTCTGGACCCGGCTGTCTGCTCAGCCTAACTCATCTCTGTTTGAGACTTGGGAGTGACCCCCCCGCTCCCTGGACGCGCCTGGCTCAGCACCCACTCCTCCTGCTTCCCGCACTCAGAGAGGATTTGTGTGCTCCCACAGGGCACCAGGGCCTGGAGGGAGCCAAGGAGCCTTACCCCTTGTGCCAGACTCAGAGGCGGCCATGGGGGCCTGTGTCGTGATGACCGATATCAACATCTCGTCTGGCCTTGACAGCAATGCCACGGGCATCACAGCCTTCTCCATGCCCGGTTGGCAGCTGGCActgtggaccgcagcctaccTGGCCCTGGTGCTGGTGGCTGTGATAGGCAATGCCACAGTCATCTGGATCATTCTGGCCCATCAGAGGATGCGCACGGTGACCAACTACTTCATCGTCAACCTGGCCCTGGCCGACCTCTGCATGGCTGCCTTCAACGCTGCCTTCAACTTCGTCTACGCCAGCCACAACATCTGGTACTTTGGCCGTGCCTTCTGCTACTTCCAGAACCTCTTCCCCATCACAGCCATGTTCGTCAGTATCTACTCCATGACTGCCATTGCTGCTGACAGGCAAGTAGGGGCAGCGGGGTAGCGGGGCAGTTATGGGGAGCCGGTTCACTGTGTTGGCTTCAGACAGGGCTGATAACACACCCAtagtcacacagcaagttaaaTGTGGAACCCAGGGAATTAATTGCCTCCTAACCTGTTCATGATCCTAAACTATGCATCTGGAATAGTTTCACAGAGGACTGTGGAACTGAGACGAGAAAGGATAAGGTTAGACACGAGAAAGAACTTTGCCCTAGATGGGTGTTCAAGGCTATAGGGGAAGAACAACAGTGTTTTAGGGACCTTCTGGAGTGTTCTTCTCTggagttgatttttgttttggtttctttattttACAAGGAAATTGCTTATATTGTTTCCTCTTCCTAGATAGATAATTTGAGGGGAAAATTAAACACTGCATGCAGTTACCACATAATTACGATGGGGCCAATTACCTCCCAGGTGCTGTATCTCTGGGGCTGCAGACTGAGCCTCTGCAGGCGATAGGGGACAGGAGGGTAAAAGAGTGATCAGTCAGCAGATCTGAAAGTCACCTAAGACTTTCATTCACTCAGTAAGTGTCTGAGGcactgttccaggcactgggaAATATACAGCAGTGGGAAAAGTGTGGTCTCATGGAACTTCCCCCTTAAAGCTCAGGTGGGGGGTGGGTAGTGTGGACTGTAGAGGGCAGAGTGGAGCCAGGAGTCCAGACAGGCAGGAGGCAGTTGACTAGGTAACTCAGGGGAGGGAAGACGGTGGCTCAGGTCAGGATGGTAATAATGGAGACGTgtccattcatttcttcattcattcttagTCATAGGAAGAAATTCCCCCCGTGCCCACTATGTACAGACACTGTTCTGCACATTCAGGTAAAAACAGATAAAGATGCCTGCCCTGGTGAAAACTTAAATAGAAATacaagattaaataaattatacattgtATTTTGAGGTCATGAGGGCTATGGGAAAATATTAGGAAGGGGATAGGGGATtcgatggagaaggcaatggcaccccactccagtactcttgcctggaaaatcccatggacagaggagcctggtaggctgcagtccatggggttgctaggagttggacacaactgagcgactttactttcacttttcactttcatgcattggagaaggaaatagcaacccactccagtgttcttgcctgtagaatcacagggatgggggagcctggtgggctgccatctatggggtcgcacagagttggataggactgaagcgacttagcagcagcagcagcaggggattcGAAGCGCTAGGGTTTGTGTTTTGGGGTGGGGCAGGTAGTATATCAGATATCATGTCAGGATCAGCGAAAGGGTGGGCTTTGAGCTTTGTCTTATTGTCCTGGCCATGTCTCAAGGTTCAGATTAATCCCAGGGAGGAAGGCTGGGGGGGTCATCTAGGACCAAGGTCATTTCTGCATATGTAGAGCACTTCCTTCACTGCAGATTGCTGGTAGGCAGCTGCTTTGGGCTTTGTGCAGAAGAACTTCGGGATCTGTTAAAGTTTCTGAACAGAAGAGAGGCTGAGCTGCTGAGGAACTCGGCAGGGCGGAGCTGCAGGACAATGCCCCAGATGGACTTCTGGTGTGGCCACACTGCCCTCTTGTGGCCTTCTGAGAGCATGTCCAGGCTCAGAAGGAGGCGATGAGGTGGACAGAGGTTTAGGGCACTAGTGTGCCACGTGTCTACAAGACAGTCACCAGCTCGGCAGCTCTCTGCAGGTCACCAGCAGGGTGTGGGGAATAGGACGGGAGAGTGTGGGCCTGGAGTGGGAAGAGGAGGTGCAGACTGGTCTGAAGGGCGTGCACCCACCGTTCACACCGCCCTCTGCTCACAGGTACATGGCCATCGTCCACCCCTTCCAGCCCCGGCTCTCAGCTCCTGGCACCAGAGCGGTCATTGCTGGCATCTGGCTGGTGGCCCTGGCCCTCGCCTTCCCCCAGTGCTTCTACTCCACCATCACCACGGATGAGGGCGCCACCAAGTGCGTGGTGGCCTGGCCTGAAGACAGCGGTGGCAAGATGCTCCTTTTGtaaggcctgggggtggggtaacacggtgtgtgcacatgtgcctgtgtgtgcgtgcatgcacattCATGGTGTACATGTGTGCAGTGTGTAAGTGTGAGTGCATAGGTGAACTGGGGATAATGTGAGCACAGGATCAACTAAAACTGACActtagcactcagtaaatgtcagGTCTggtctaagcactttacatacatgaactcatttaattctcataacagtatgagtatgtattattattatttccatttctcagatgaggaaaccaaagcactAAAAAAACTAAGGGCCTAGGACCACACAGCTATTAGGTGGTAAATCAAGGATTTAAATTCAGGCAGTCCTGCTTCAGAGTCCAATCTCGTCAACACTCTTGCTTAAATAAAGGGGGTAGCAGGGTACTGAGGCAGAAAGAAAGGGCAGATGATGGAGTCTGGGATGTTTTCAGGAGAAGCCTGGAGATAGCCTTGAGATGAGGCAGGCACCATGGGCTAGGGGATGGGGGCAGAAAGCAGAACTCAGACACGGTGCAGCTTCTGTGTGACCCTGGATAAGTCCTTTtcttttctgggcctcagtttgcctAGTTCTCATGTGGCTCTGTCATCCCCAAGAACCTTGGAAATTCAAAATTGAGGATAAAGAATCGGTTGAGGTTCTGGGGACAGTATTCGGGTTGGAATCCTGCTCTGTCCCCTGCTGGCTCAAGGATCCTTtgagtcatttaacctctctgagcctttggctctttctctctcaaagGAGATTCGCAAGAGAACCTTGCTCAGGGGTTGTTGTGAGGCACTGCAGCAGAACCTGTGCCCAGTATGTGGTCGTTTAAACCGGAGCAAACGAAAACAAACCCGTCAGACTTAGTCCAAGAAAAGCCTGGCTGCCGCAAGTATAAAAGGCTGTACACGCTCTGAGCCCAGAGCCGCCAGATCTCGGCAACAATTCAGGCCCCTCCTCGCCCCCTGTCTCCCAACGCCGGCCTCTACCTCTCCTCCAGTCCCGAGCACTGGCCAGAAGGCGCCGTTCCTCTGAGAAGCCTGTTTCTGGGGACTGCTGTATTTCGAGGTCAGGCCCTGCCATGGGTCTTTGCCCTCACCCTGTACCCTCACGTTCTCAGGATTCAATGCTTCGTCGGCGGTGTCCATGTAGGGACTCGCccctcttcctggctcagggaagGGATGGGAGCAGAACATTTCTAGACTGGCCACTGGGGGGCGATGTTTttccaccttcagttcagttcaattcagtcgctgggtcgtgtccgactctgcgaccccatgaatcggagcaggcccggcctccctgtccatcaccaactccccagagttcactcaaactcacgtcccatcgagtccgtgatgccatccagccatctcatcctctgtcgtccccttctcctcctgcccccaatccctcccagcatcagggtcttttccagtgagtcaattcttcacatgaggtggccaaagtattggagtttcagctttagcatcagtccttccaatgaacacgcaggctgatttcctttaggatggactggttggacctccttgcagtccaagggactctcaagagtcttctccaacaccacagttcaaaagcatcaattcttcagtgctcagctttcttcacagtccaactctcacatccatacatgaccactggaaaaaccacagccttgactagacagacctttttccACCTTAACATGGAGTTTTTCTCCTGGAGGCACGGAATGGTGAGAATTCAAGGTACCAACCACCAGTTTTCTGGGGTCGGTGATTTGTGACCCTGATTCAGACGACGGCAGAAAGCAAGAGGGCAGAGGTGGGCTAGGAGGGTATACTTTGATGATACTTCGAATTCTGAGAGGATTTGGGCGAAAGCTTGGTTTCTTGTGTGTGAGAATTTATTATTCATTCTTGGGTTAGGGAGCTTCTGAGATTTAGACTGGGGGCTCCATCCTTACAGGCTCACATTCTGTGTGTATGGATCTGATAAAATGACAGATGCCCTCTCCAGGAAAATGCACATACACTTTcaaaatcaaaatgcaaaaaaaaaaaaaaaggcagtctcAGGTGTGAGAGAAGCCATTCCTGATAATGGCAGGCCCTAGAAGATGGTCCCCAAAGCTCCTTGGCTCTCCCTTCTGGTGGGAACTTAGCCCAGAGTGAATCCCCATCCTGCACCGACCCAAAAAAGAATGAGGCACCAAAGGGGCATCACTCATATTCGGGAAGCATGGTGGAGATGATCTCCATGTTTTACAAACGGGGAAACTGAGACTGAAGGAGAGATCTGATTGCCCAAGGTCATGCTTTAAATTAGAGGCTGGAcaagaacccaggtcttctgactcctCAGGGCTCATTCTCAGTGAAAGGGAAATTATTTAGGTGTTAAGTCTGTAGAGCTGTTTCACATGACACAGACTTCCTGTGCCTCTCCGAGCCTCGGTTCCTCGATCTGGACACTGAGGCAGATGGCTCAGCTGATCTTCAAGGTCCATCTGTGACCTCACAATCAAAGGTGACAGGGCCTGGCACTCACTGCTCCTCCTCTCCTTACCTGCTCCACAGGAGGACAGATGGGGATCAGGGTGTCTAGGAGGCGCCAGACATGTTGTAATTAGAAAGTCAAATTCTAAACTCAGGTTTTAGGGAAGGTATTTAGGGAAGAACCCGTCTACTCTCCTCCCTCCAGGTGGCAGCACCTCTTGAAAGGGGCCCAGAAAGGCTGGCACATGCGGAGGAAAGTGGCTTGGGAACACCTCAGTTTTCCTAGAAGAAGGTCACATGACAGGGCCAGGGGGCTCGGGTCCATTCACCAAATGCTGCTGCCTGGGTCTTGTTGGAGCGTGACTGCAGCATCACTCAGAAACCAGAAGGGGCAGCAGGCATGTCCTTTACcccacaggaaaaaaaagggCCTCAACACAGCCCCGGGTGTCCTCCACGGGGACTGGATGAGCACCATCAGTGGTGTTCCAGGCCACTTGCTCACAGCAGAAATTGTGTCTGCTGATGTGAGCCGTGTTTCCAACAATGCTCACAGTCAGGAAGAGGTGATCCGATAGCTTGAACCGTGTGGCCCGTCTTCACTGCCCCATTCCCTGGTAGGGATGCTGGTGCAGGATAGAAACGTATCAACTCCAGGAAATCTATTTAGACAGACAAATGCAGATATAGACGATATACATAATCTAATacctgtgtatatacacacatataatgcatgattctggaagaaaatattccaaATCGTTAAtagtggtgggggtgggatatgtaattttacttcctcttttatgcttaatggggcttccctgatagctcagctggtgaagaatctgcctgcagtgcaggagaccccagttcgattcctgagttgggaagatcccctagagaagggaaaggctacccactccagtattctggcctagagaattccatggactgtatagtccatgaggtcgcaaagagtcggacacgactgagccactttcatttGTGCTTAATgtcattataaattttaaaaaaatgtattggttAACTTTTTCATTCCTATTTATTTCCTCGTTTGATAACTTGTCTGCCACTTGGAAGGACTCCAAGCTTACACTGGTGTCCCTTTTGCGGCAGGGAAAGCCCTCACTGGGCACATATGCTAGTtgatttgccttaaaaaaaaaaaaattaaaccaaggTCTTGGGAGGCGGCCCCAGGGTGGCCTGCCAGGAAAACTCAGGGGCACCGCAAGGCCTGGGGACTGAGCTCTGGCAGTCTCCAGGTGCCCAGGCCCTTGACTCTCCCTCCAGGTACCACCTCGTAGTGATCGCCCTCATTTACTTCCTGCCTCTCGTGGTGATGTTCGTCGCCTACAGTGTCATCGGACTCACGCTCTGGAGACGCTCTGTCCCGGGGCACCAGGCTCATGGTGCCAACTTGCGCCACCTGCAGGCCAAGAAGAAGGTGAGCTCCGGGGGCGGAGGGGACGGGGTCAGGGCGGGGCCGGAAGTTTGGCCCCGCCTCGGCATCGGTCATTCCGGGCCCACCCCCGAAAGGGCGCCGCGGAGTATAGACTCCGCATGTACCTTGCGTTTGTCCCAAGTCTCTGGCCAGAGCCTTCATTCCTGCTTCCCCAGGCCGGCCGACTTGCCTTTGGTCTTTGGGTTGTGACAGACACAGATTGCAGCGAGTGGGGGTCTTGCGGACCCATAGCTGGCAGGGTGTCTTCTAAGGATGGGGTTAGGAGCGAGAGCTCATCCACTCTCCAGAGGGGAGCTGCTTTGCTCAAAGAAGGATCCAAGACGCTTTTTAGAGAAGGTGGCATTGAACTGGGCTTTGAGGAGTGAGGACTAAGAAGGAAAAACAGCAGTGTGAGCCTAGAGACCAGCCTGAGCAAAAGCTGGGTAGAGGGCCCAGGAGTGCATGGGTAGTAGGTGTTCTGGGGGACTGAGGTTCCGGACGCAGAGGGGACCTGATTATTGAGGGCTTCTCAGGCTGGCATGAGGGgtgccccaccctcaccctcaggAAGACTGGTGGGTCTTGGGGCATCCGGGCTGAGGAGTGACCGGAGTGTCTCCTGGACCAGTTCGTGAAGAccatggtgctggtggtggtgacgTTTGCCATCTGCTGGCTGCCCTACCACCTCTACTTCATCCTGGGCACCTTCCAGGAGGACATCTACTGCCACAAGTTCATCCAGCAGGTCTACCTGGCGCTCTTCTGGCTGGCCATGAGCTCCACCATGTACAATCCCATCATTTACTGCTGTCTCAACCACAGGTGAGCCCTCATCCCAGCCCCTCTCCTCAGCCTGGTTCCATCTGGACCCCCCTGCACAGCTTCACTACCCCCATGGGATTGCCATCCTCACAGGCATCCCCGAGCATAATCCTCGCTGTCGTCTGGGCCTCCCTtgagccccaccccctccccaaagcTCTGCCCAATGCCAAGCCTACAGCTTTCATGACCGCCTGCTCCTGCTCTTTCTTCTGGGGGCTGCACCTGgacaaggagaagagagaagggagggacagagagatggagggaggggcagagaggcagAAGGACAGccgagagggaggaaggaaggagccagGTAAAGGAGGGAGGGACTTGGctacttccctcgtggtccagtggttaggactttgcctgccaatgcagggggtgtgggtttgatccctggatggggagctaagatcacacGTGCCTgttggccaaaaaaaccaaacataaagaagcaatattgtaagaaattcaataaagacaaaaaaaaacaaggaggGAGGTACTGATGTTTTTAAGAGCCTTCTACATTGAGGAGGCGCTGAGGACTGTCTGTGGGGGAGGACAGTGCCAGCTGCAGCGAATGAAGCACTCAGCCTGAGGCCTGGGGCTGAGGCTGGAGGGGAAACGGG includes:
- the TACR2 gene encoding substance-K receptor; its protein translation is MGACVVMTDINISSGLDSNATGITAFSMPGWQLALWTAAYLALVLVAVIGNATVIWIILAHQRMRTVTNYFIVNLALADLCMAAFNAAFNFVYASHNIWYFGRAFCYFQNLFPITAMFVSIYSMTAIAADRYMAIVHPFQPRLSAPGTRAVIAGIWLVALALAFPQCFYSTITTDEGATKCVVAWPEDSGGKMLLLYHLVVIALIYFLPLVVMFVAYSVIGLTLWRRSVPGHQAHGANLRHLQAKKKFVKTMVLVVVTFAICWLPYHLYFILGTFQEDIYCHKFIQQVYLALFWLAMSSTMYNPIIYCCLNHRFRSGFRLAFRCCPWVTPTEEDKMELTYTPSLSTRVNRCHTKEIFFMSGDVAPSEAVNGQAESPQAGVSTEP